The Nitrospira sp. genome contains a region encoding:
- the soxC gene encoding sulfite dehydrogenase, whose protein sequence is MSKEARGDNQTSHHTPASSSLTRRQLLVGGASFLAINASSSLAGAQAEERSEAVDPMRVPGAVPRSYGQRSPFERQTRSVTATSSTTPLQDLQGIITPSALHFERHHNGVPAIDPARHRLLVHGLVDRPMIFTMEELMRFPSASRIAFVECSGNSRDGWDEARDATAQALHGLTSTSEWTGVKLVTLLEAARAQPEATWMLAEGGDAAALARSVPLTDDVLNEAMVCYGQNGEALRPEQGYPLRLLLPGFEGNINVKWLRRLKLATAPFMTRWETAKYTDLMPDGKAYQFTLFMDAKSVITKPSGQQQLHPGFHEIQGLAWSGRGRITTVEVSVDAGRTWRAARLQEPVLPKCHTRFRLPWRWDGQETIIQSRCTDDTGYHQPTRESLIKVRGIQSSYHYNGIQSWKVERSGAVKNVYA, encoded by the coding sequence CAGACATCGCATCACACACCGGCTTCTTCATCGTTAACACGGCGTCAGCTGCTGGTCGGTGGCGCGTCGTTCCTGGCGATCAATGCGTCGTCGTCGCTGGCCGGCGCGCAAGCTGAAGAGCGAAGTGAAGCAGTCGATCCCATGCGCGTGCCGGGAGCCGTACCGCGCTCCTATGGCCAGCGTTCGCCGTTCGAAAGACAGACACGATCGGTCACCGCAACCTCATCGACCACTCCGCTCCAAGACTTGCAAGGAATCATCACCCCTTCCGCCCTCCATTTTGAACGGCACCATAACGGTGTGCCCGCGATCGACCCGGCCCGCCATCGCTTGCTGGTACATGGTCTGGTGGATCGTCCCATGATCTTCACCATGGAAGAGCTCATGCGGTTCCCATCCGCGTCGCGTATCGCCTTCGTGGAATGCTCGGGGAACAGCCGGGATGGGTGGGACGAGGCTCGGGACGCAACCGCTCAGGCCCTGCATGGTCTCACCAGCACCAGCGAATGGACCGGTGTCAAACTCGTCACATTGCTGGAAGCGGCGCGCGCGCAGCCGGAAGCAACCTGGATGTTGGCTGAGGGGGGCGATGCGGCTGCATTGGCTCGCAGTGTGCCGCTCACAGACGACGTCTTGAACGAAGCGATGGTGTGCTACGGCCAGAACGGCGAAGCCTTGAGGCCGGAACAGGGATATCCCCTGCGGCTGCTCTTGCCCGGCTTCGAGGGCAACATTAACGTGAAATGGCTAAGACGATTGAAGCTGGCAACGGCCCCATTCATGACGAGATGGGAGACGGCGAAATACACGGATCTGATGCCGGATGGGAAAGCCTATCAATTCACCCTCTTTATGGACGCGAAGTCCGTGATCACGAAACCTTCCGGACAGCAACAACTTCACCCGGGCTTCCACGAAATCCAGGGACTGGCCTGGAGCGGGCGAGGACGCATCACGACAGTCGAGGTCAGTGTTGACGCAGGTAGGACCTGGCGAGCGGCACGACTACAAGAACCTGTGTTACCCAAGTGTCATACCCGCTTTCGTCTGCCATGGAGATGGGACGGTCAAGAGACCATTATTCAGAGTCGCTGTACCGACGACACGGGATATCATCAACCCACCCGCGAATCGCTCATCAAGGTCCGTGGAATCCAGTCGAGCTACCATTACAACGGAATTCAGAGCTGGAAGGTCGAACGAAGCGGGGCAGTGAAGAACGTCTATGCATAA